One Campylobacter sp. MIT 99-7217 genomic window, TTTTGTCTGCCAAGAGCTAGTATCTACTAATTCATAGAGCTTTGAAAGGGTGGCAAAATAATCATTTTGCTTCATAGCCTCTATGACAAAATCCTTTTGATTCACCCAAGCCACTCCTGTAAGCTTTTTACTTCCAAAAAGCTTTTTTCTTGTATGGCTTTTATGGATTTTGCTCCTGCAAAGGCAGCTCTAAGATTAGTAAAATAAGGCACTTTAAAGCGAATGATATTTGCTCTTATTTTTTTGGTATCTTCTTTAAAACTATGCTCATCGCTTGTGTTGATGACTAAATTTATCTCAGCATTTTTAAGCTTATCCTCCACATTTGGACGCCCTTCTGAAATTTTATGCACAAATTCACACTCAAAACCAGCTTCTTGTATGACCTTGCAAGTTCCAGCCGTAGCTATTAGCTTAAAGCCAAGCTTTGAGTACTCGCTTGCTAGCTTTTTGGCGTATTTTTTATCCCTTTCTTTTAAAGAAATAAAAATAGCTCCCTTTTCAGGTAGGTCGTTAAAAGCTGAAAGCTGAGCCTTGGCAAAGGAATTTGCAAAGTCCTTGCTAAGTCCCATTACTTCTCCGGTTGAACGCATTTCAGGACCTAGTTCTAAATCGCTTCCACTAAGCTTAGCAAAGGGAAAGACCGCTTCTTTGACACTGATAAATTTTTGCTTTTTAGGCTCTAGCTTTTCAAAATCAACCACCCCAAAAATGTCATAAAAGCTCAAAGCCTCCCTTAAATTTCCTTGCCACATCACCCTAGTTGCTACCTTTGCTAGGGCAATTCCACTTGCCTTGCTTACAAAGGGCACTGTGCGTGAGGCTCTGGGATTTACCTCTATCATAAAAAGCTCATTGTTAAAAATGGCAAATTGTATGTTTAAAAGTCCTATGACGCCTAAATTTAAAGCGATCTCTCTTGTTTTTTGAGCTATCAAGGCTTTCATTTTTTCATCTATATTAAGAGCTGGCAAAGAACAAGCGCTATCACCTGAATGAATACCAGCTTCTTCGATATGCTCCATTATACCAGCTACATAAACTTCCTTACCATCACTTATAGCATCAACATCAAGCTCGGTAGCATTATCTAAAAACTCATCTATTAAAACAGGGCTTTTATCACTCACATCAACAGCTTCTTGCATATAGGCTCTAAGCTCGCTCTCATCATAAACCACGCGCATAGCCCGCCCTCCTAAAACATAACTTGGACGCATAAGCACAGGATAACCTAGCTCATTTGCCCTTAAGGCTGCTTCTTCAACGCTCGTAGCTGTGGTGTTTCTTGGCTGTTTTATGCCTAGTTTTTCAATAAAACTTGCAAATTTCTTTCTATCCTCAGCCAGATCAATAACCCTAGCACTAGTTCCTATAATCTTAGCCCCAAAAGCACTTAAACGCTTGGCAAATTTAAGCGGGGTTTGCCCTCCAAAATGAACTATAATGCCATCTGGCTTTTCTTTTTCAATAACCGCTCTTAAATGCTCAAAATCAATAGGCTCAAAATAAAGAATGTCGCTTATATCATAATCAGTTGAGACCGTTTCAGGATTGCAGTTATACATTATGGTCTTTATGCCAAGATCTTTCAAAGCAAAGCTAGCATGAACACAGGCATAATCAAACTCAATGCCCTGACCTATGCGGTTAGGCCCTCCTCCTATGATCATTACTTTTTTTTCTTTTTTAGCACCTTCTTTGGCATTTTCTTTAAGGGCGATTTCGCTTAAATTTGTGCTTGAGTAAAGATAGGCAGTAGCCGTTTCAAATTCCCCTGCACAAGTATCTACCTCATTATAGCTTGGATTTATTTTTAACCTAATTCTTGCATAATAAATGTCATTTTGGCTAAGTTCTAAATTATCCTTTAAATTCACTAAAGTTGCTATCATCTTATCAGAATAGCCCATAGCCTTAGCCTTTCTAAGCAAGGTCTTATCATTTAAGATATCCATGTCAATTAATTTTTCAAAATCAATTATCTCTTTAATCTCATTTAAAAACCAAGGATCGATCTTACAAAGCTCATAAAGCTCAGCTACGCTAAAGCCCTGCCTAAAAGCTTCTCCTATGTATAAAAGCCTTTTTTCATTAGGATTTCTTATCTTTGAAATGAGCTCCTTTTTATCATTAAATTTAATCCTATCAAAGCCGCTAAGCCCTCTTTCAAGTGAGCAAAGTGCCTTTTGTAAGCTTTCTTTAAAGCTAGTTCCTATAGCCATGACCTCGCCAACACTTTTCATAGCAGTTCCCAAAAACTCACTAGCACCCGGAAATTTCTCAAAGGTAAAGCGAGGGATCTTAGTGATGATATAATCAATCACAGGTTCAAAAGAAGCCGGCGTGCCTGTAATGTCATTTTTAATCTCATCAAGACTAAAGCCAACTGCTAAAAGGGTAGCCACCTTAGCGATAGGATAGCCTGTAGCCTTGCTTGCAAGAGCTGAGGAGCGTGAAACTCTAGGATTCATTTCTATGACTATCATGCGGCCGTTTTTTGGATTTATGGCAAATTGCACATTTGAACCCCCTGTATCAACGCCTATTTCTCTAAGTATGGCAAAGGAAGCATTTCTCATCACCTGATATTCTTTATCAGTTAAAGTAAGAGCCGGAGCAACTGTTATACTATCTCCTGTATGAACGCCCATAGGATCTACATTTTCAATGGAACAAACGATGATACAATTATCATTTTTATCGCGTATTACTTCCATTTCATATTCTTTCCAGCCAAGCAAGCTTTCCTCAATCAAAATTTCATGTATGGGAGAAAGGCTAAGTGCTGAGCTAGCTAGTTCTTTAAACTCATCTAAATTATAAACAACCCCACTTCCAGCCCCGCCCAAGGTATAAGAAGCTCTTATCATCAAGGGAAAGCCTATTTCTTGGGCTGCCTTTAGGGCTTGTTCATAATCATAAGCATACATGGATTTTGGAAGATCCATGCCTATTTTTTTCATACATTCTTTAAAGACCTGCCTATCCTCGCCCTTTTTAATAGCCTCAGGCTTAGCCCCTAAAAACTGCACTCCATTAAGCTCACCGCTTTCAT contains:
- the carB gene encoding carbamoyl-phosphate synthase large subunit, whose protein sequence is MPKREDIKSILLIGSGPIVIGQACEFDYSGTQAAKTLKELGYRVVLINSNPATIMTDPEFADATYIEPITKESILSIIKKEKIDAILPTMGGQVALNVAMAVYESGELNGVQFLGAKPEAIKKGEDRQVFKECMKKIGMDLPKSMYAYDYEQALKAAQEIGFPLMIRASYTLGGAGSGVVYNLDEFKELASSALSLSPIHEILIEESLLGWKEYEMEVIRDKNDNCIIVCSIENVDPMGVHTGDSITVAPALTLTDKEYQVMRNASFAILREIGVDTGGSNVQFAINPKNGRMIVIEMNPRVSRSSALASKATGYPIAKVATLLAVGFSLDEIKNDITGTPASFEPVIDYIITKIPRFTFEKFPGASEFLGTAMKSVGEVMAIGTSFKESLQKALCSLERGLSGFDRIKFNDKKELISKIRNPNEKRLLYIGEAFRQGFSVAELYELCKIDPWFLNEIKEIIDFEKLIDMDILNDKTLLRKAKAMGYSDKMIATLVNLKDNLELSQNDIYYARIRLKINPSYNEVDTCAGEFETATAYLYSSTNLSEIALKENAKEGAKKEKKVMIIGGGPNRIGQGIEFDYACVHASFALKDLGIKTIMYNCNPETVSTDYDISDILYFEPIDFEHLRAVIEKEKPDGIIVHFGGQTPLKFAKRLSAFGAKIIGTSARVIDLAEDRKKFASFIEKLGIKQPRNTTATSVEEAALRANELGYPVLMRPSYVLGGRAMRVVYDESELRAYMQEAVDVSDKSPVLIDEFLDNATELDVDAISDGKEVYVAGIMEHIEEAGIHSGDSACSLPALNIDEKMKALIAQKTREIALNLGVIGLLNIQFAIFNNELFMIEVNPRASRTVPFVSKASGIALAKVATRVMWQGNLREALSFYDIFGVVDFEKLEPKKQKFISVKEAVFPFAKLSGSDLELGPEMRSTGEVMGLSKDFANSFAKAQLSAFNDLPEKGAIFISLKERDKKYAKKLASEYSKLGFKLIATAGTCKVIQEAGFECEFVHKISEGRPNVEDKLKNAEINLVINTSDEHSFKEDTKKIRANIIRFKVPYFTNLRAAFAGAKSIKAIQEKSFLEVKSLQEWLG